The proteins below come from a single Burkholderia contaminans genomic window:
- a CDS encoding ABC transporter ATP-binding protein: MKSDDVIVSFRGVRKTYDGETLVVKSLDLDIHRGEFLTLLGPSGSGKTTCLMMLAGFEFPTGGEIRLDGELLNNVPPHKRNIGMVFQNYALFPHLTVEQNVAYPLTVRKLPAGERAERVAHALKMVQMERFAKRYPAQLSGGQQQRIALARALVFEPKLVLMDEPLGALDKQLREHMQYELKALHEKLGVTFVYVTHDQGEALTMSDRVAVFDKGIVQQLDTVDRLYESPCNEFVANFIGDSNRLRGTIARVDGEFCEFRLDDGTKLVGRRIGDAAEGAPAVACIRPERMSLAAHGANGHANGAAANQLSGEARSLIYFGDHVRMRCALPGQDECFVKVPLGTGALDAFSPGAPVALAFSPEHLRVFA; encoded by the coding sequence ATGAAGTCCGATGATGTGATCGTCAGCTTTCGCGGCGTGCGGAAGACCTACGACGGCGAAACGCTGGTCGTCAAATCGCTCGACCTCGATATCCACCGCGGGGAATTCCTGACGCTGCTCGGGCCGTCCGGCTCGGGAAAGACCACCTGCCTGATGATGCTGGCCGGCTTCGAATTCCCGACCGGCGGCGAGATCCGCCTCGACGGCGAGTTGCTGAACAACGTGCCGCCGCACAAGCGCAACATCGGCATGGTGTTCCAGAACTACGCGCTGTTTCCGCACCTGACGGTCGAGCAGAACGTCGCGTACCCGCTGACCGTGCGCAAGCTGCCGGCGGGCGAGCGCGCGGAACGCGTCGCGCATGCGCTGAAGATGGTGCAGATGGAGCGCTTCGCGAAACGCTACCCGGCGCAGTTGTCGGGCGGCCAGCAGCAGCGCATCGCGCTGGCGCGGGCGCTCGTGTTCGAGCCGAAGCTGGTGCTGATGGACGAGCCGCTCGGTGCGCTCGACAAGCAGCTGCGCGAACACATGCAGTACGAACTGAAGGCGCTGCACGAAAAACTCGGCGTGACCTTCGTGTATGTGACGCACGACCAGGGCGAGGCACTGACGATGTCCGATCGCGTCGCCGTGTTCGACAAGGGCATCGTGCAGCAGCTCGACACCGTCGACCGCCTGTACGAATCGCCTTGCAACGAATTCGTCGCGAACTTCATCGGCGACAGCAACCGGCTGCGCGGCACCATCGCGCGCGTCGACGGCGAATTCTGCGAATTCCGGCTCGACGACGGCACGAAACTCGTCGGCCGCCGCATCGGCGATGCAGCCGAGGGGGCGCCGGCCGTCGCGTGCATCCGCCCCGAACGCATGAGCCTCGCCGCGCACGGCGCGAACGGGCACGCGAACGGCGCGGCTGCCAACCAGCTGAGCGGCGAGGCGCGCAGCCTCATCTATTTCGGCGACCACGTGCGCATGCGTTGCGCGCTGCCCGGCCAGGACGAATGCTTCGTGAAGGTGCCGCTCGGTACCGGCGCGCTCGATGCGTTCTCGCCCGGCGCACCGGTCGCGCTCGCGTTCTCGCCCGAACACCTGCGCGTGTTCGCATGA
- a CDS encoding ABC transporter substrate-binding protein, translating to MNRARITARRTALALALAVVGASASAAELTVVNFGGANGDAQKAAFNQPFEKATGNKVTAVEYNGEQAKVKAMVEAKHVNWDVVEVESGDLNRGCDEGLYEKLDWSKIAKKSDLIPESPQVCGVGFFVWSTALSYNADKLKSAPTGWADFWNVKKFPGKRGMRKGARYNLEFALMADGVPTKDVYKVLGTKAGQDRAFKKLDELKPYIQWWEAGAQPPQFLVAGDVVMSTAYNGRIDAAQKEGKNLKVVWNGSIYDLDYWAIPKGSPNKALAEQYIAYTLTPKPQQGYAQHIAYGPTNIAAIKSLDAKTLANLPNSPANGKNAVLEDIGFWTDHSDELEQRFAAWATK from the coding sequence ATGAACCGAGCACGCATTACCGCACGGCGCACCGCGCTGGCTTTGGCGCTCGCCGTCGTCGGCGCATCGGCATCGGCTGCCGAACTCACGGTCGTCAACTTCGGCGGCGCGAACGGCGACGCACAGAAGGCCGCGTTCAACCAGCCGTTCGAGAAGGCGACCGGCAACAAGGTCACGGCCGTCGAATACAACGGCGAGCAGGCGAAAGTGAAGGCGATGGTCGAGGCGAAGCACGTCAACTGGGACGTGGTCGAAGTCGAATCGGGCGACCTGAACCGCGGCTGCGACGAAGGGCTGTACGAGAAGCTCGACTGGTCGAAGATCGCGAAGAAATCCGACCTGATTCCGGAATCGCCGCAGGTGTGCGGCGTCGGCTTCTTCGTGTGGTCGACGGCGCTGTCGTACAACGCTGACAAGCTGAAATCGGCGCCGACCGGCTGGGCCGATTTCTGGAACGTGAAGAAATTCCCGGGCAAGCGCGGCATGCGCAAGGGTGCACGCTACAACCTCGAATTCGCGCTGATGGCCGACGGCGTCCCGACGAAGGACGTGTACAAGGTGCTCGGCACGAAGGCCGGGCAGGATCGCGCGTTCAAGAAGCTCGACGAGCTGAAGCCGTACATCCAGTGGTGGGAAGCGGGCGCGCAGCCGCCGCAGTTCCTGGTGGCCGGCGACGTCGTGATGTCGACCGCGTACAACGGCCGCATCGACGCCGCGCAGAAGGAAGGCAAGAACCTGAAGGTCGTGTGGAACGGCAGCATCTACGACCTGGACTACTGGGCGATTCCGAAGGGCTCGCCGAACAAGGCGCTGGCCGAGCAGTACATCGCGTACACGCTGACGCCGAAGCCGCAGCAGGGCTACGCGCAGCATATCGCGTACGGCCCGACGAACATCGCGGCGATCAAGTCGCTCGACGCGAAGACGCTCGCGAACCTGCCGAACTCGCCGGCCAACGGCAAGAACGCGGTGCTGGAAGACATCGGCTTCTGGACCGACCACAGCGACGAGCTCGAGCAGCGTTTCGCCGCGTGGGCGACGAAGTAA
- a CDS encoding ABC transporter permease, translating to MTIAPSSPSNAALKRELKAAEARKRTMALLLVAPLAIFLLLIFVVPIGALLTRAVQNPEIAAALPNTVRALSSWDRKAPPADAAYVALAADMTKVADSEAMGALARRLNTEIPGYRSLVAKTARAMPLKGDNDAALTPAQTRDKLVELDSRWGDAAYWQAIAKNGSTYSPFYLLAALDHKQDGFGHVVQADPDQSIYLAIFGRTFVIGVAVTLFALLLGYPLAYWISTLSERRANLVMILVLIPFWTSVLVRVAAWIVLLQSEGLINTALIGSGLISHPLTLLFNRVGVYISMTHILLPFMILPLYSVMKSIPPTYQRAAVSLGSHPFAAFWRVYVPQTYPGVGAGALLVFILAIGYYITPALLGGPNDQMVSYYVAYFTNVTINWGMACALGGLLLAATLVLYAVYGRFTRTNVSLG from the coding sequence ATGACGATCGCGCCTTCCTCGCCGTCGAACGCCGCGCTCAAGCGCGAGCTGAAGGCCGCCGAGGCCCGCAAGCGCACGATGGCACTGCTGCTGGTCGCGCCGCTCGCGATTTTCCTGTTGCTGATTTTCGTCGTGCCGATCGGCGCGCTGCTCACGCGCGCGGTGCAGAACCCCGAGATTGCCGCGGCACTGCCGAACACGGTCAGGGCGCTGTCGAGCTGGGACCGCAAGGCGCCGCCGGCCGACGCCGCGTATGTCGCACTCGCGGCCGACATGACGAAGGTGGCCGACAGCGAGGCGATGGGTGCGCTCGCGCGGCGGTTGAACACCGAGATTCCAGGCTATCGCTCGCTCGTCGCGAAGACGGCGCGCGCGATGCCGCTGAAGGGCGACAACGATGCGGCGCTGACACCCGCGCAGACGCGCGACAAGCTGGTCGAGCTCGATTCGCGCTGGGGCGATGCCGCGTACTGGCAGGCGATCGCGAAGAACGGCAGCACATATTCGCCGTTCTACCTGCTCGCCGCGCTCGACCACAAGCAGGACGGCTTCGGTCACGTCGTGCAGGCCGACCCCGACCAGTCGATCTATCTGGCGATCTTCGGCCGCACGTTCGTGATCGGCGTCGCCGTCACGCTGTTCGCGCTGCTGCTCGGCTATCCGCTCGCGTACTGGATCTCGACGCTGTCGGAGCGGCGCGCGAACCTCGTGATGATCCTCGTGCTGATTCCATTCTGGACGTCGGTGCTCGTGCGCGTCGCCGCGTGGATCGTGCTGCTGCAGAGCGAAGGGCTCATCAATACGGCGCTGATCGGCAGCGGGCTGATCTCGCATCCGCTGACGCTGCTGTTCAACCGCGTCGGCGTGTACATCTCGATGACGCACATCCTGCTGCCGTTCATGATCCTGCCGCTGTACAGCGTGATGAAGTCGATCCCGCCGACCTACCAGCGCGCGGCCGTCTCGCTCGGCAGCCACCCGTTCGCCGCGTTCTGGCGCGTGTACGTGCCGCAGACCTATCCGGGTGTCGGCGCGGGCGCGCTGCTCGTGTTCATCCTCGCGATCGGCTACTACATCACGCCCGCGCTGCTCGGCGGGCCGAACGACCAGATGGTCAGCTACTACGTCGCGTACTTCACGAACGTGACGATCAACTGGGGCATGGCGTGCGCGCTCGGCGGGCTGCTGCTCGCGGCGACGCTCGTGCTGTACGCGGTGTACGGGCGCTTCACGCGCACCAACGTGAGCCTCGGCTGA
- a CDS encoding ABC transporter permease, with the protein MKLARPLFAPHMSFVERAWYVALRVLVVLTLLYLILPVLAIVPLSFSSSTFLVYPIPGFSMRWYENLIASDEWRMAAKNSFIVAPSATVVATVLGTLAAIGLTKADFRGKGLLMAVLLSPMIVPVVVVGVGMYLFFAPLGLANTYTGLIAAHAALGVPFVVTTVAATLQGFNQNLVRASLSLGANPVSTFFRVTLPVIAPGVMSGALFAFATSFDEVVVTLFLAGADQTTLPRQMFTGIRENISPTIAALATILIIFSTSLLLALEWLRGRNARRAVS; encoded by the coding sequence ATGAAACTCGCCAGGCCGCTGTTCGCGCCGCACATGTCGTTCGTCGAGCGCGCGTGGTACGTCGCATTGCGCGTGCTCGTCGTGCTGACGCTGCTGTACCTGATCCTGCCGGTGCTCGCGATCGTGCCGCTGTCGTTCTCGTCGAGCACGTTCCTCGTCTATCCGATCCCGGGCTTCTCGATGCGTTGGTACGAGAACCTGATCGCATCGGACGAGTGGCGCATGGCCGCGAAGAACAGCTTCATCGTCGCGCCGTCGGCGACCGTCGTCGCGACCGTGCTCGGCACGCTCGCCGCGATCGGTCTCACGAAGGCCGACTTCCGCGGCAAGGGGCTGCTGATGGCCGTGCTGCTGTCGCCGATGATCGTGCCGGTCGTCGTGGTCGGCGTCGGCATGTACCTGTTCTTCGCGCCGCTCGGGCTCGCGAACACCTACACGGGGCTGATCGCCGCGCACGCGGCGCTCGGCGTCCCGTTCGTCGTGACGACGGTGGCCGCGACACTGCAGGGCTTCAACCAGAACCTCGTGCGCGCGAGCCTGTCGCTCGGCGCGAATCCGGTGTCGACGTTCTTCCGCGTGACGCTGCCGGTGATCGCACCGGGCGTGATGTCGGGCGCGCTGTTCGCGTTCGCGACGTCGTTCGACGAAGTCGTCGTCACGCTGTTCCTCGCGGGCGCGGACCAGACGACGCTGCCGCGCCAGATGTTCACGGGCATCCGCGAGAACATCAGCCCGACGATCGCTGCGCTCGCAACGATCCTGATCATCTTCTCGACGAGCCTGCTGCTGGCGCTCGAGTGGCTGCGCGGTCGCAATGCGCGGCGCGCGGTGAGCTGA
- a CDS encoding MFS transporter: protein MSEFASPAGAHEPAVNWRAMSAVLLAVALATLDTAIANTALPAIAADLHASPAASVWIINAYQLAMVATLLPLASLGDIVGHKRVYVAGLAVFTLASLGCSLASTLPMLTVARIVQGFGASAIMSVNVALIRGLFPAHRLGRGVGFNALVVGVSFAVGPTIASLILSVAAWPWLFAVNVPLGVFALAVAIPSLPQTARGKHVFDPVAALFNVITFASLIFALGEFAQRGPLSIVFAAAAVALIFGWLLIRRQAGHPAPMLPVDLFRRPVFTLSALTAVCAFAAQGLAFVSLPFYFETVLHRNAVETGFLMTPWSAIVALAAPIAGRLSDRYPPGLLGAIGLALLSAGMVSLAALPAAPGVIDIGWRMMLCGAGFGFFQSPNLKALMSSAPPERSGGASGIIATARLIGQATGAALVALSFGIAGRHGPTLALMLGAGFAGAASVASGLRLFAPSHRAGVPAASERVKEPAAE from the coding sequence TTGTCCGAATTCGCTTCCCCCGCCGGCGCGCATGAGCCGGCCGTCAACTGGCGTGCGATGTCCGCCGTGCTGCTGGCCGTCGCGCTCGCGACGCTCGACACCGCGATCGCGAACACCGCGCTGCCCGCGATCGCCGCCGACCTGCATGCGTCGCCGGCCGCGTCCGTATGGATCATCAACGCGTACCAGCTCGCGATGGTCGCGACGCTGCTGCCGCTCGCGTCGCTCGGCGACATCGTCGGCCACAAGCGGGTGTACGTCGCAGGGCTCGCGGTGTTCACGCTCGCGTCGCTCGGTTGCTCGCTCGCATCGACGCTGCCGATGCTGACGGTCGCGCGGATCGTGCAGGGCTTCGGCGCGAGCGCGATCATGAGCGTCAACGTCGCGCTGATCCGCGGCCTGTTTCCCGCGCACCGGCTCGGGCGCGGCGTCGGCTTCAACGCGCTTGTGGTCGGCGTGTCGTTCGCGGTGGGGCCGACCATCGCGTCGCTGATCCTGTCGGTCGCCGCATGGCCGTGGCTGTTCGCGGTGAACGTGCCGCTCGGCGTGTTCGCGCTTGCCGTGGCGATTCCGTCGCTGCCGCAGACGGCGCGCGGCAAGCATGTGTTCGATCCGGTCGCCGCGCTGTTCAACGTGATCACGTTTGCGTCGCTGATCTTCGCGCTCGGCGAATTCGCGCAGCGCGGGCCGCTTTCCATCGTGTTCGCGGCGGCGGCGGTCGCGCTCATCTTCGGCTGGCTGCTGATCCGCCGTCAGGCCGGGCACCCGGCGCCGATGCTGCCGGTCGACCTGTTTCGCCGGCCGGTATTCACGCTGTCCGCGCTGACCGCCGTGTGCGCGTTCGCCGCGCAGGGGCTCGCGTTCGTGTCGCTGCCGTTCTATTTCGAAACCGTCCTGCATCGCAACGCGGTCGAGACGGGGTTCCTGATGACGCCGTGGTCGGCGATCGTCGCGCTCGCCGCGCCGATCGCGGGGCGCTTGTCGGATCGCTATCCGCCGGGCCTGCTCGGGGCGATCGGTCTGGCATTGCTGAGCGCGGGTATGGTGTCGCTCGCCGCGTTGCCGGCGGCGCCGGGCGTCATCGACATCGGCTGGCGGATGATGCTGTGCGGCGCGGGCTTCGGTTTCTTCCAGTCGCCGAACCTGAAGGCGCTGATGTCGAGCGCGCCGCCCGAGCGCAGCGGCGGCGCGAGCGGGATCATCGCGACCGCACGGCTGATCGGGCAGGCGACGGGCGCGGCGCTCGTCGCATTGTCGTTCGGGATCGCGGGGCGCCACGGGCCGACGCTCGCGTTGATGCTCGGTGCGGGTTTCGCCGGAGCGGCGAGCGTCGCGAGTGGGTTGCGGCTGTTTGCGCCGTCGCATCGCGCGGGCGTGCCGGCCGCGTCGGAACGCGTGAAGGAGCCGGCTGCGGAGTAG
- a CDS encoding S53 family peptidase: MKRNTWFALPLPSPRRLACVAPFVFAAAAAHATTDWVDTHTKAFLTGPQLMARSAAPSLELAGGETTNVVVSLKLRNAAQLKQLARDVNRPGSAHYRQYLTHEQFLANYAPTDAQVKSVVDYLHKSGFVNVEVAPNRLLVSASGTAATVKTAFNTSLVHFEYAGRSGFANTSTAQVPRALGDVVGSVLGLQSVARARPLLRIGNVSKPQALAAGTATGHYPKEFPGLYNATGVPTAAGVTVGIITIGGVSQTLQDLKQFTSSNGYGAVTTQTIKTNGSGGSYTDDQDGQGEWDLDSQSIVGSAGGQVGKLVFYMADLNASGNTGLTQAFNRAVSDNTAKVINVSLGWCETDANADGTIDAEEQIFTTAAAQGQTFSVSSGDEGVYECNNRGYPDGSNYTVSWPASSPHVLAIGGTTLYTTSSGAFSNETVWNEGLDGNGKLWATGGGVSTILPAPSWQSGSNRQLPDVAFDAAQSTGAYIYNYGQLQQIGGTSLAAPIFTGFWARLLAANGTGLGFPAGNFYADIPSHPSLVRYDVVSGNNGYQGYGYNAGTGWDYTTGFGSLNIANLNQLIKSGGF, encoded by the coding sequence ATGAAAAGGAACACCTGGTTTGCCCTTCCCCTTCCGTCGCCCCGCCGCCTCGCGTGCGTGGCACCGTTCGTGTTCGCCGCCGCCGCGGCGCATGCGACGACGGATTGGGTCGATACGCATACGAAGGCCTTTCTGACCGGCCCGCAGTTGATGGCGCGCAGTGCGGCGCCGTCGCTCGAACTGGCAGGCGGTGAAACGACCAACGTCGTCGTCAGCCTGAAGCTGCGCAACGCCGCGCAGCTCAAGCAACTGGCGCGCGACGTGAACCGGCCCGGCAGCGCGCATTACCGCCAGTACCTCACGCACGAGCAGTTCCTCGCCAACTACGCGCCGACCGATGCGCAGGTCAAGTCGGTCGTCGACTATCTGCACAAGAGCGGCTTCGTGAACGTCGAGGTTGCGCCGAACCGCCTGCTGGTTTCCGCCAGCGGCACGGCCGCCACGGTGAAGACCGCGTTCAACACGTCGCTCGTGCACTTCGAGTACGCGGGTCGCTCGGGCTTCGCGAACACGTCGACTGCGCAGGTGCCGCGCGCGCTCGGCGACGTCGTCGGCTCGGTGCTCGGGCTGCAGAGCGTCGCACGGGCGCGGCCGCTGCTGCGCATCGGCAATGTGTCGAAGCCGCAAGCGCTCGCGGCCGGCACGGCGACCGGCCACTATCCGAAGGAATTCCCGGGCCTCTACAACGCGACCGGCGTGCCGACCGCGGCCGGCGTGACCGTCGGCATCATCACGATCGGCGGCGTGTCGCAGACGCTGCAGGACCTGAAGCAGTTCACGTCGAGCAACGGCTACGGCGCGGTCACGACGCAGACCATCAAGACCAACGGCTCGGGCGGCAGCTACACCGACGACCAGGACGGCCAGGGCGAGTGGGATCTCGACAGCCAGTCGATCGTCGGCTCGGCCGGCGGCCAGGTCGGCAAGCTCGTGTTCTACATGGCCGACCTCAATGCGAGCGGCAACACGGGCCTCACGCAGGCGTTCAACCGCGCCGTGTCGGACAACACCGCGAAGGTGATCAACGTGTCGCTCGGCTGGTGCGAGACCGATGCGAACGCGGACGGCACGATCGACGCCGAGGAGCAGATCTTCACGACCGCCGCGGCGCAAGGCCAGACGTTCTCCGTTTCGTCGGGCGACGAAGGCGTGTACGAGTGCAACAACCGCGGCTATCCGGACGGCTCGAACTACACCGTATCGTGGCCGGCATCGTCGCCGCACGTGCTCGCGATCGGCGGCACGACGCTCTACACGACGTCGTCGGGCGCGTTCTCGAACGAGACGGTGTGGAACGAAGGGCTCGACGGCAACGGCAAGCTGTGGGCGACGGGCGGCGGCGTCAGCACGATCCTGCCCGCGCCGTCGTGGCAGTCGGGCAGCAACCGCCAGTTGCCGGACGTCGCGTTCGACGCCGCGCAAAGCACCGGCGCGTACATCTACAACTACGGCCAGTTGCAGCAGATCGGCGGCACGAGCCTTGCCGCGCCGATCTTCACGGGTTTCTGGGCGCGCCTGCTCGCGGCGAACGGCACGGGCCTCGGTTTCCCGGCCGGTAACTTCTATGCGGACATTCCGTCGCATCCGTCGCTCGTGCGCTACGACGTGGTGTCGGGGAACAACGGCTATCAGGGGTATGGCTACAACGCAGGCACCGGCTGGGATTACACGACCGGCTTCGGCAGCCTGAACATCGCGAACCTCAACCAGCTGATCAAGTCGGGCGGGTTCTGA
- a CDS encoding ArsR/SmtB family transcription factor, translating into MQNAHDMLFRTLADPTRRALFERLCEEGELTVAALTAHAGVSQPAVSKHLGVLKQAGLVNDRHEGRQTHYSAQPQALAPLIDWTSQMAGFWQNRFDALEDLLKRMDQ; encoded by the coding sequence ATGCAGAACGCTCACGACATGCTTTTCCGGACGCTTGCCGATCCGACGCGCCGCGCGCTTTTCGAGCGGCTGTGCGAGGAGGGCGAGCTGACGGTAGCCGCGCTGACGGCCCATGCGGGCGTCTCGCAGCCGGCCGTGTCGAAGCACCTCGGTGTCCTGAAGCAGGCCGGGCTCGTGAATGACCGTCACGAAGGCCGGCAGACGCACTACAGCGCGCAGCCTCAAGCGCTGGCCCCGTTGATCGACTGGACGAGCCAGATGGCCGGCTTCTGGCAGAACCGGTTCGATGCCCTCGAAGATCTTCTGAAAAGGATGGATCAGTAA
- a CDS encoding SRPBCC family protein, whose product MNQATTETRSVVVERELPHPPEKIWRALTQPHLIEAWLMKSDFEPVASRAFSFRADWGSVDCTVLAIEPPRTLSYTWAAYGLESVVTWTLTPTAAGTHLRMEQVGFRAGQEQAYRGAQHGWVRFFESLEQVLARPDEGTEARA is encoded by the coding sequence ATGAACCAGGCCACTACCGAAACGCGCTCCGTCGTCGTCGAACGGGAACTGCCTCATCCGCCGGAGAAGATCTGGCGCGCGCTCACGCAGCCGCACCTGATCGAGGCGTGGCTGATGAAGAGCGACTTCGAGCCCGTCGCGAGCCGCGCCTTCAGCTTCCGCGCGGACTGGGGCTCGGTCGACTGCACGGTGCTGGCGATCGAACCGCCGCGCACGCTGTCCTACACGTGGGCCGCGTACGGCCTCGAAAGCGTCGTCACGTGGACGCTTACGCCGACGGCGGCCGGTACGCACCTGCGCATGGAGCAGGTCGGCTTCCGCGCGGGTCAGGAACAGGCGTACCGCGGCGCGCAGCATGGCTGGGTCCGGTTCTTCGAGTCGCTCGAACAGGTGCTGGCGCGCCCGGACGAAGGCACGGAGGCCCGCGCATGA
- a CDS encoding DUF1801 domain-containing protein, with protein MSTTDLTPSARIDALIAGIADWRGKTFADLRQTILASDDGIVEEWKWMGSPVWECDGMIAVANAHKGKVKLTFMHGAQLPDPDKLFNDGLDGNARRAIDFFEGDRIDKRALKNLVRAAIEYNRTHLKKNARRAGPGTKARAGKAA; from the coding sequence ATGAGCACAACGGACCTCACGCCGTCGGCGCGCATCGACGCGCTGATTGCCGGCATCGCCGACTGGCGCGGCAAGACCTTCGCCGATCTGCGCCAGACCATCCTCGCGTCCGACGACGGCATCGTCGAGGAATGGAAATGGATGGGCAGCCCCGTGTGGGAATGCGACGGGATGATCGCGGTCGCGAACGCGCACAAGGGCAAGGTGAAGCTGACCTTCATGCACGGCGCGCAGCTCCCTGATCCCGACAAGCTGTTCAACGACGGCCTCGACGGCAATGCGCGACGCGCGATCGATTTTTTCGAAGGCGACCGGATCGACAAGCGGGCGTTGAAGAACCTCGTGCGCGCGGCGATCGAATACAACCGCACGCATCTGAAGAAGAACGCGCGGCGAGCGGGCCCAGGCACGAAGGCGCGGGCCGGCAAGGCAGCATGA